Sequence from the [Clostridium] scindens genome:
TGCAATATATTGATTATTAATTTGAGGCGCCGCATCAATTCTTTCGCCGCAAAAACAGTGCATATGATTTTTTACACAATCATAGCCAGCAATACACGAAAACTCTACCCCTCCCGAAAAACGCGGATTACATTCTAATAAATAGTAATCATTTCGACTATCTACGATAAATTCAAAATTTACACATCCAGCAATATTTAAGGCATTGGCTAAATTTATACACTGATTTTCCAGTTTCTGTTCTGAAAATACATAAACGGATGTGCCCGCACCATTCAGCGTCCTTAATAGTTCTTTTCGCGCTATCGCAACTGTATCCTTTTCAGAAGGTTGACGCACAACGTCAACCGTTACTATATGACCTTTAATATAAGGTTGAACTATTATTCGCTTCTTATCTGCTTCAGTAATATAAGCATTCCATTCAGAAATATTATTTATATATTTTAATCCCTGGCTACTGCGTCCATCAAATGGTTTACATACAACAGGGAATTCATTGGGTAGTCCCTGAAAATCTTTAAGCAACTTGGAAGGAATTGTATTAATTCCAAATTTACCACAGACAAAGGATTGTAGTGCCTTTTTATTTCTACATATATCTAATGTCTCTTTTGGTGACATACACAAACATATAGTTCTCTCTTCAAACCACTCTCTATGGTGATTAAGCACATCTACCTCAACATCTGTCAGAGGAATAATATATTTAATGTCTTCCTTAATACAGACTCTTTGAATAAAAGATAAATATTTTTCTGTATCATCCACATAAGGTGCCTGATAAAAATTATCCACCTGACTCGCATCAGCGATCCATTCTTTTGGATAAATATCACAACCTGTAATCTTATATCCTTGTTTATGCAGATTTTTAATTACTATATCTGCCGAAAAAGAACCAATAGCAGTTACCAAAACGTCTTTCATTACGTTACCTCACAGTTTTTATATAATAAATGTAACCTTCGTCCGAAACTTTTCGTTTCTCAAATCCAAATTTTTCATATAAACCTATTGCCTCTATATTAGTTTTATAAGTATGCACTTCTATTTGCTTCATTCCACTTGCTTTACATTTTTGAATAAAATCTTCCAGTAAATGTTTGCTAATTTTATTTCCTCTAAAGGCCCTATCAATGATAAGAACTGAAATATACCCTTTTTTTGTCTCATGGTTATTACAATATCCACCTAACAGCCCCACAATCTTATTTTGATATAAGGCACAAATTACACTTCCCTTCCCACAAAGTTTAACAGTATATTTGTCAAGATCAACTCTTTCCGATAATGGAGTCGGAAATTCCTTGTCCATAGCCTTTAAAAAAGAAATGATTTCATTAATATCTAGTTTTGTACAAGCAACAATTTTAATATTCATTTCTTACCTCACACTATTTTGTCAATATTATCGAAAAATAATGGTAATCCACCCGTATGAATAAAAAGCACATTTAACGGCCGAAGTTTTTGCTTCTGCAAGAAATCAATCATTCCGTAAAAAGCTTTCCCTGTATATGTTGGATCCAAAGCAATACCATTAATTTTATATACGTCTCTTATTATCTCAATAATTTCCTTGCCATAAATCCCATATCCGCCAAATAAGTAATCATCAATGACATTTATTTCAGATTCACTAATTAAGTCAACAGAAATATTTTGGAAATAAGCATCTATGTACTTTCTAATAACCTTACGTTCATCAAGCGATGGCCTTGCTACTGAAATTCCTACTATTTTCTCTGTGCCACCTTTAATTGATCTGCCAGCAATCAATCCTGCCTGAGTCATTCCTGTCCCTGTTGCATAGAAGATATAATCAAATTCTATTCCCATGCCACTCTTTTGTATATATATATCTCATTGTATACCTTTTCATATGCTCTTACAGGAACTGCTTCATTTCCCTGTCCGTATTTATCGCCATATATATAATATGGATCAAGACCATCCTTTTGGCATTCATCCAATACTCTCTGAACAGTTTCTGCCACGTTCTCTTTTGTACAAGTATGGAATATAGCCTCACAAGCATTTACCAGTTTGCTATTATTAGTATAAGTGCGCTGACCATTTGGGTCTGCCGGAGATATAATATGGCATATTCCACCTCTGTTGTAATTCATATTCGCCAGTACTCTGCATAAATTAGATCGAGCATTCCCATAGCCAATCATACAGTTTTTACCCTTTGTATCCATGTCTCGAAAATATTCTTGCGCAATTCTTACTTTATTCCCTCCAAATGAAAAAGGTAATAAATCATCACGTTTTATATATAAATGAACACCCGTCAAATCTGTATTCATTTTCATAATTGGTGTAGTAAATTTCTCCATTTAAAATAATCTCCTATTATAATAAGAAGTAACTTTTGTTCAACTATTTTATTACCCTTTAAGTCGTTTAACCCGACTATAAAGTTTCCAGAATTTACTTTCTTTTATTTTATCTAACTCTGATAATAATTCACTTTTTTGTTGATTGACATTATTATAATATTGTTCTATCTCTTGTAATTCTATCAATTCAGTATATACTTCTACCTTTAATTCTCCTGGTTCTAAACTGGATAAAAAGTACTGGGGATCGGAAGTATAAAAAGTATCCCACTCTTCTTTTTTTATGCAATTTGATCCTAAAATATCGACTTTTTTACCATTATTA
This genomic interval carries:
- a CDS encoding ATP-grasp domain-containing protein, translating into MKDVLVTAIGSFSADIVIKNLHKQGYKITGCDIYPKEWIADASQVDNFYQAPYVDDTEKYLSFIQRVCIKEDIKYIIPLTDVEVDVLNHHREWFEERTICLCMSPKETLDICRNKKALQSFVCGKFGINTIPSKLLKDFQGLPNEFPVVCKPFDGRSSQGLKYINNISEWNAYITEADKKRIIVQPYIKGHIVTVDVVRQPSEKDTVAIARKELLRTLNGAGTSVYVFSEQKLENQCINLANALNIAGCVNFEFIVDSRNDYYLLECNPRFSGGVEFSCIAGYDCVKNHMHCFCGERIDAAPQINNQYIARKYEEFVTYIE
- a CDS encoding GNAT family N-acetyltransferase; protein product: MNIKIVACTKLDINEIISFLKAMDKEFPTPLSERVDLDKYTVKLCGKGSVICALYQNKIVGLLGGYCNNHETKKGYISVLIIDRAFRGNKISKHLLEDFIQKCKASGMKQIEVHTYKTNIEAIGLYEKFGFEKRKVSDEGYIYYIKTVR
- a CDS encoding pyridoxal-phosphate dependent enzyme, producing MGIEFDYIFYATGTGMTQAGLIAGRSIKGGTEKIVGISVARPSLDERKVIRKYIDAYFQNISVDLISESEINVIDDYLFGGYGIYGKEIIEIIRDVYKINGIALDPTYTGKAFYGMIDFLQKQKLRPLNVLFIHTGGLPLFFDNIDKIV